A DNA window from uncultured Methanoregula sp. contains the following coding sequences:
- a CDS encoding AAA family ATPase: MKYAISSISITNYRQYYGTQILDFKNDKTKNVSLILGKNGAGKSNLLNAITWCLYGIEIHKSQDNHDSSGMPVINTSALKKLKVNQNTSAEVEIHLNTDIGPWIIKRKLEGGKSGLGDLYFDDISKLTVVHPVYGQDKIDTGEDTQILINNLLPEALKNFFFIDGEQLREFFKVSTPENIAKAIDIVSQLELVYKAADHLSKVENSLRKNVKNTTPDLARVQGNIEKTQKKIEELKTTIKAIEKQKEKDHEEIARVKDFLKTHNSMVIASLEGERQSLELDINKLNEQLRKKEYQRNSYLVEIAPFIYLKKEIEQTYKIIEEKVEKGELPPRIKETFIRELLEKGHCICGNELNEETRKTLEEYRKKVTLSELSEISIVGKTTIEDIFSSIREFPEKIDSFNEEIKEFKDQLEKKERRMEHISEEIKKYNVAEVRQFEDRREELVRLIAKNEQVLILHNSDLTTYDNILKELKDDEEKELSKDKKNNSLKEKLTLVQSALKVLAKTEIIIKTKIRKQVEKSLNENFKTLIRKKTAFSSISIDENYNVKVHHIDGYNVINDLSAGEYLILGLSFMSALMTISGFQAPVIIDTPLGKIDDEHREYITTELPKFLAGTQLILLVTPTEYDNNVKANLSKFLIDDNFYRITENKDQTESTVGRYDGN, translated from the coding sequence ATGAAATATGCAATCTCCTCAATTAGTATCACGAATTATCGGCAATACTATGGTACGCAGATTCTTGATTTTAAAAATGATAAAACAAAAAATGTCTCGCTAATTCTTGGTAAAAATGGGGCCGGTAAATCGAATCTCCTGAACGCAATAACCTGGTGCCTTTACGGTATTGAGATTCATAAAAGCCAGGATAATCATGATTCTAGTGGTATGCCGGTCATCAACACCTCGGCATTAAAGAAACTGAAAGTAAATCAAAATACGTCGGCTGAAGTTGAAATTCATCTTAATACGGACATCGGCCCGTGGATTATCAAGAGGAAACTTGAAGGTGGAAAAAGCGGATTGGGTGATCTCTATTTTGATGATATCAGTAAATTAACTGTAGTTCACCCAGTATACGGACAGGATAAAATCGATACCGGTGAAGACACCCAAATTTTAATTAATAACCTCTTACCCGAAGCTCTGAAGAATTTCTTCTTTATCGATGGTGAACAACTTAGAGAATTCTTCAAGGTAAGTACCCCGGAAAATATCGCAAAAGCAATTGATATCGTCTCTCAGCTGGAACTCGTGTATAAGGCTGCAGATCATCTCTCGAAGGTCGAAAACTCACTTCGAAAGAATGTGAAAAACACTACTCCAGATCTCGCTCGTGTTCAAGGCAACATTGAGAAAACCCAGAAAAAAATTGAAGAATTAAAAACAACCATAAAGGCAATTGAAAAGCAGAAAGAAAAAGATCATGAAGAGATTGCGAGGGTAAAGGATTTTTTAAAAACCCACAATAGTATGGTTATCGCCTCCCTTGAAGGTGAGCGACAATCTCTCGAATTGGATATTAACAAACTCAACGAACAACTCCGGAAAAAAGAATACCAGAGGAACTCATATCTCGTTGAAATTGCCCCTTTCATTTACTTGAAAAAAGAGATAGAGCAGACCTATAAAATTATTGAAGAAAAAGTCGAGAAAGGTGAACTACCACCACGGATTAAAGAGACATTCATCAGAGAACTTCTTGAAAAAGGTCATTGTATTTGCGGTAATGAGCTTAATGAGGAGACACGAAAAACTCTCGAAGAGTACCGTAAAAAGGTGACTCTGTCTGAGCTCAGTGAAATATCCATTGTCGGAAAAACAACTATTGAGGACATCTTCTCAAGTATCAGAGAATTTCCTGAAAAAATTGATTCTTTCAATGAGGAGATCAAAGAATTCAAAGATCAGCTAGAGAAGAAAGAACGGCGGATGGAGCACATTTCCGAGGAAATTAAGAAATATAATGTTGCTGAAGTCCGGCAATTCGAAGATCGCAGAGAAGAACTTGTCCGATTGATCGCAAAAAATGAACAGGTCCTGATATTACATAATTCTGATCTAACTACTTATGATAACATACTGAAAGAATTGAAGGATGATGAAGAAAAGGAGTTGTCAAAGGACAAGAAAAACAACTCCTTAAAAGAGAAATTGACACTTGTCCAGTCAGCATTGAAAGTACTTGCCAAAACGGAAATAATAATTAAGACAAAAATCCGAAAACAAGTTGAAAAAAGTCTAAATGAAAATTTCAAAACCCTCATCAGGAAAAAAACTGCATTCAGCTCAATTAGCATCGATGAGAATTATAATGTAAAAGTTCACCATATTGACGGTTACAATGTTATAAATGATTTATCCGCAGGTGAATACTTAATTCTAGGGCTCTCGTTCATGAGTGCACTTATGACGATTTCCGGATTCCAGGCACCGGTCATAATCGACACCCCCTTAGGAAAAATCGATGATGAACACAGAGAATATATAACAACAGAACTTCCCAAATTTTTGGCGGGAACGCAGCTGATTCTTCTCGTCACACCTACAGAATATGATAACAATGTGAAGGCAAACCTGAGCAAGTTCCTGATAGATGATAATTTCTATCGGATTACCGAGAATAAAGATCAAACAGAATCAACAGTAGGTCGGTACGATGGCAACTAA